The following proteins come from a genomic window of Suricata suricatta isolate VVHF042 chromosome 5, meerkat_22Aug2017_6uvM2_HiC, whole genome shotgun sequence:
- the LRRIQ4 gene encoding leucine-rich repeat and IQ domain-containing protein 4 isoform X3 — protein MSNDIIKSGHFVKMHQKVDPQRATTRTFFIDASNQSLTTIPSEILELEDLEEVHLENNQIEEIPPGIRHLKNVRILYLNKNKLRKLCPELGGLSGLEGLDLSDNPLLPSSLSVLSGNRRLRELRLYRTDLAEIPVDLCKLLHHLELLGLDGNNLKSLPKEVVNQTKLREIYLKGNQFEVFPPELCVLYNLEIVDLDDNKLTDIPEEIGNLTRLQKFYVARNGLLLLPESLCQCSKLSVLDLSHNCLHSIPHTLAELSGMMEIGLSGNQLEKVPRPICKWTSLHLLYLRNTGLQTLRRSFRRLVNLRFLDLSQNYLECCPRQICALKNLEILALDDNEICQLPPDFGSLSKLKMLGLTGNQFASFPEEILSLESLEKLYIGQDQGAKLTYMPEDISKLQNLKELHIENNHLEYLPTSLGSMPHLEVLDCRHNLLKQLPDSICQAQEDLDSLMSLKVLTLMNNPMEEPPGEVCAEGTQAIWEYLKMKRNMNIKATKIQAWWRGIMVRKGLGRFEELKLQKKGKTSPKDKKGKKNGKGKAVKKNKK, from the exons ATGTCAAATGACATCATAAAATCAGGACACTTCGTTAAAATGCATCAGAAAGTTGATCCACAACGGGCCACTACTAGAACATTTTTCATTGATGCCTCTAATCAGAGCTTGACCACCATTCCATCAGAGATCTTAGAATTAGAAGACTTAGAAGAAGTGCACCTGGAAAACAACCAGATTGAAGAAATCCCCCCGGGTATTCGGCATTTAAAGAACGTCCGGATCCTCTACCTGAACAAGAACAAGCTGAGAAAGCTGTGCCCAGAGCTGGGCGGGCTGAGCGGCCTGGAGGGCCTGGACCTGAGCGACAACCCGCTCCTGCCCTCGTCCCTGAGCGTCCTCAGCGGCAATCGGCGGCTGCGCGAGCTCCGCCTCTACCGCACCGACCTGGCGGAGATCCCCGTGGACCTCTGCAAACTCCTCCACCACCTCGAGCTGCTCGGACTGGACGGAAACAACCTGAAATCCCTGCCCAAGGAAGTTGTGAACCAGACCAAACTGAGGGAGATCTACCTgaagggaaaccaatttgaagtCTTTCCTCCCGAACTCTGTGTTCTCTACAACCTGGAGATCGTTGACCTGGATGACAACAAACTAACTGACATCCCGGAGGAGATTGGGAACCTGACGAGGCTGCAGAAGTTCTACGTGGCTCGCAACGGCCTGCTCCTCCTACCCGAGTCGCTGTGCCAGTGCAGCAAGCTGTCCGTGCTGGATTTGTCCCACAATTGCCTCCACTCGATCCCGCACACCCTGGCCGAGCTGTCGGGGATGATGGAGATTGGGCTGAGCGGGAACCAACTGGAGAAGGTGCCGCGCCCCATCTGCAAGTGGACCTCGCTGCACCTGCTCTACCTCCGCAACACCGGCCTGCAGACACTGCGACGCTCCTTCCGGCGGCTGGTCAACCTGCGCTTCCTGGATCTCAGCCAGAACTATCTGGAATGCTGTCCGCGGCAGATCTGCGCGCTCAAGAACCTGGAGATCCTGGCGCTGGATGATAATGAAATATGCCAG CTACCTCCAGATTTTGGCTCCCTTTCAAAACTGAAGATGCTTGGATTAACAGGAAATCAATTTGCTTCATTTCCGGAAGAAATCCTTTCTTTAGAGTCTTTAGAGAAATTATACATTGGGCAAGACCAGGGAGCCAAGCTCACCTATATGCCAGAAGACATTAGTAAACTACAG AATCTTAAAGAGCTGCATATAGAGAACAATCATCTGGAGTACCTGCCCACATCCTTGGGATCCATGCCTCACCTGGAAGTTCTTGACTGCCGCCACAACTTGCTTAAGCAACTTCCAGATTCCATTTGCCAAGCACAAG AGGATTTGGACAGCCTGATGAGTCTAAAGGTGTTGACCCTGATGAACAATCCTATGGAGGAACCCCCAGGAGAAGTGTGTGCTGAAGGCACCCAGGCTATCTGGGAATacttgaagatgaaaagaaacatgaatatAAAGGCAACAAAG
- the LRRIQ4 gene encoding leucine-rich repeat and IQ domain-containing protein 4 isoform X2, which translates to MSNDIIKSGHFVKMHQKVDPQRATTRTFFIDASNQSLTTIPSEILELEDLEEVHLENNQIEEIPPGIRHLKNVRILYLNKNKLRKLCPELGGLSGLEGLDLSDNPLLPSSLSVLSGNRRLRELRLYRTDLAEIPVDLCKLLHHLELLGLDGNNLKSLPKEVVNQTKLREIYLKGNQFEVFPPELCVLYNLEIVDLDDNKLTDIPEEIGNLTRLQKFYVARNGLLLLPESLCQCSKLSVLDLSHNCLHSIPHTLAELSGMMEIGLSGNQLEKVPRPICKWTSLHLLYLRNTGLQTLRRSFRRLVNLRFLDLSQNYLECCPRQICALKNLEILALDDNEICQLPPDFGSLSKLKMLGLTGNQFASFPEEILSLESLEKLYIGQDQGAKLTYMPEDISKLQNLKELHIENNHLEYLPTSLGSMPHLEVLDCRHNLLKQLPDSICQAQALKELLLEDNLITCLPEDLDSLMSLKVLTLMNNPMEEPPGEVCAEGTQAIWEYLKMKRNMNIKATKIRRQQTGERKQNFKFPKQSKVLGLFKGLKSFKVTKIRLKNQK; encoded by the exons ATGTCAAATGACATCATAAAATCAGGACACTTCGTTAAAATGCATCAGAAAGTTGATCCACAACGGGCCACTACTAGAACATTTTTCATTGATGCCTCTAATCAGAGCTTGACCACCATTCCATCAGAGATCTTAGAATTAGAAGACTTAGAAGAAGTGCACCTGGAAAACAACCAGATTGAAGAAATCCCCCCGGGTATTCGGCATTTAAAGAACGTCCGGATCCTCTACCTGAACAAGAACAAGCTGAGAAAGCTGTGCCCAGAGCTGGGCGGGCTGAGCGGCCTGGAGGGCCTGGACCTGAGCGACAACCCGCTCCTGCCCTCGTCCCTGAGCGTCCTCAGCGGCAATCGGCGGCTGCGCGAGCTCCGCCTCTACCGCACCGACCTGGCGGAGATCCCCGTGGACCTCTGCAAACTCCTCCACCACCTCGAGCTGCTCGGACTGGACGGAAACAACCTGAAATCCCTGCCCAAGGAAGTTGTGAACCAGACCAAACTGAGGGAGATCTACCTgaagggaaaccaatttgaagtCTTTCCTCCCGAACTCTGTGTTCTCTACAACCTGGAGATCGTTGACCTGGATGACAACAAACTAACTGACATCCCGGAGGAGATTGGGAACCTGACGAGGCTGCAGAAGTTCTACGTGGCTCGCAACGGCCTGCTCCTCCTACCCGAGTCGCTGTGCCAGTGCAGCAAGCTGTCCGTGCTGGATTTGTCCCACAATTGCCTCCACTCGATCCCGCACACCCTGGCCGAGCTGTCGGGGATGATGGAGATTGGGCTGAGCGGGAACCAACTGGAGAAGGTGCCGCGCCCCATCTGCAAGTGGACCTCGCTGCACCTGCTCTACCTCCGCAACACCGGCCTGCAGACACTGCGACGCTCCTTCCGGCGGCTGGTCAACCTGCGCTTCCTGGATCTCAGCCAGAACTATCTGGAATGCTGTCCGCGGCAGATCTGCGCGCTCAAGAACCTGGAGATCCTGGCGCTGGATGATAATGAAATATGCCAG CTACCTCCAGATTTTGGCTCCCTTTCAAAACTGAAGATGCTTGGATTAACAGGAAATCAATTTGCTTCATTTCCGGAAGAAATCCTTTCTTTAGAGTCTTTAGAGAAATTATACATTGGGCAAGACCAGGGAGCCAAGCTCACCTATATGCCAGAAGACATTAGTAAACTACAG AATCTTAAAGAGCTGCATATAGAGAACAATCATCTGGAGTACCTGCCCACATCCTTGGGATCCATGCCTCACCTGGAAGTTCTTGACTGCCGCCACAACTTGCTTAAGCAACTTCCAGATTCCATTTGCCAAGCACAAG CTTTGAAAGAATTGCTGCTTGAGGACAACTTGATCACCTGTCTTCCAGAGGATTTGGACAGCCTGATGAGTCTAAAGGTGTTGACCCTGATGAACAATCCTATGGAGGAACCCCCAGGAGAAGTGTGTGCTGAAGGCACCCAGGCTATCTGGGAATacttgaagatgaaaagaaacatgaatatAAAGGCAACAAAG ATAAGAAGACAACAAAcaggggaaagaaagcaaaacttcAAATTCCCCAAACAGTCTAAAGTTCTTGGACTCTTCAAAGGACTGAAAAGCTTCAAAGTCACTAAGATAAGGCTTAAAAATCAGAAGTGA
- the LRRIQ4 gene encoding leucine-rich repeat and IQ domain-containing protein 4 isoform X1 yields the protein MSNDIIKSGHFVKMHQKVDPQRATTRTFFIDASNQSLTTIPSEILELEDLEEVHLENNQIEEIPPGIRHLKNVRILYLNKNKLRKLCPELGGLSGLEGLDLSDNPLLPSSLSVLSGNRRLRELRLYRTDLAEIPVDLCKLLHHLELLGLDGNNLKSLPKEVVNQTKLREIYLKGNQFEVFPPELCVLYNLEIVDLDDNKLTDIPEEIGNLTRLQKFYVARNGLLLLPESLCQCSKLSVLDLSHNCLHSIPHTLAELSGMMEIGLSGNQLEKVPRPICKWTSLHLLYLRNTGLQTLRRSFRRLVNLRFLDLSQNYLECCPRQICALKNLEILALDDNEICQLPPDFGSLSKLKMLGLTGNQFASFPEEILSLESLEKLYIGQDQGAKLTYMPEDISKLQNLKELHIENNHLEYLPTSLGSMPHLEVLDCRHNLLKQLPDSICQAQALKELLLEDNLITCLPEDLDSLMSLKVLTLMNNPMEEPPGEVCAEGTQAIWEYLKMKRNMNIKATKIQAWWRGIMVRKGLGRFEELKLQKKGKTSPKDKKGKKNGKGKAVKKNKK from the exons ATGTCAAATGACATCATAAAATCAGGACACTTCGTTAAAATGCATCAGAAAGTTGATCCACAACGGGCCACTACTAGAACATTTTTCATTGATGCCTCTAATCAGAGCTTGACCACCATTCCATCAGAGATCTTAGAATTAGAAGACTTAGAAGAAGTGCACCTGGAAAACAACCAGATTGAAGAAATCCCCCCGGGTATTCGGCATTTAAAGAACGTCCGGATCCTCTACCTGAACAAGAACAAGCTGAGAAAGCTGTGCCCAGAGCTGGGCGGGCTGAGCGGCCTGGAGGGCCTGGACCTGAGCGACAACCCGCTCCTGCCCTCGTCCCTGAGCGTCCTCAGCGGCAATCGGCGGCTGCGCGAGCTCCGCCTCTACCGCACCGACCTGGCGGAGATCCCCGTGGACCTCTGCAAACTCCTCCACCACCTCGAGCTGCTCGGACTGGACGGAAACAACCTGAAATCCCTGCCCAAGGAAGTTGTGAACCAGACCAAACTGAGGGAGATCTACCTgaagggaaaccaatttgaagtCTTTCCTCCCGAACTCTGTGTTCTCTACAACCTGGAGATCGTTGACCTGGATGACAACAAACTAACTGACATCCCGGAGGAGATTGGGAACCTGACGAGGCTGCAGAAGTTCTACGTGGCTCGCAACGGCCTGCTCCTCCTACCCGAGTCGCTGTGCCAGTGCAGCAAGCTGTCCGTGCTGGATTTGTCCCACAATTGCCTCCACTCGATCCCGCACACCCTGGCCGAGCTGTCGGGGATGATGGAGATTGGGCTGAGCGGGAACCAACTGGAGAAGGTGCCGCGCCCCATCTGCAAGTGGACCTCGCTGCACCTGCTCTACCTCCGCAACACCGGCCTGCAGACACTGCGACGCTCCTTCCGGCGGCTGGTCAACCTGCGCTTCCTGGATCTCAGCCAGAACTATCTGGAATGCTGTCCGCGGCAGATCTGCGCGCTCAAGAACCTGGAGATCCTGGCGCTGGATGATAATGAAATATGCCAG CTACCTCCAGATTTTGGCTCCCTTTCAAAACTGAAGATGCTTGGATTAACAGGAAATCAATTTGCTTCATTTCCGGAAGAAATCCTTTCTTTAGAGTCTTTAGAGAAATTATACATTGGGCAAGACCAGGGAGCCAAGCTCACCTATATGCCAGAAGACATTAGTAAACTACAG AATCTTAAAGAGCTGCATATAGAGAACAATCATCTGGAGTACCTGCCCACATCCTTGGGATCCATGCCTCACCTGGAAGTTCTTGACTGCCGCCACAACTTGCTTAAGCAACTTCCAGATTCCATTTGCCAAGCACAAG CTTTGAAAGAATTGCTGCTTGAGGACAACTTGATCACCTGTCTTCCAGAGGATTTGGACAGCCTGATGAGTCTAAAGGTGTTGACCCTGATGAACAATCCTATGGAGGAACCCCCAGGAGAAGTGTGTGCTGAAGGCACCCAGGCTATCTGGGAATacttgaagatgaaaagaaacatgaatatAAAGGCAACAAAG